One region of Ostrinia nubilalis chromosome 14, ilOstNubi1.1, whole genome shotgun sequence genomic DNA includes:
- the LOC135078196 gene encoding uncharacterized protein LOC135078196 — translation MRWIALIVFCAALLATWAEPDPKKYKSEVKDKDKATNASLTDEERKFLREVEAKFGVKNDVPDITKVDHKTNVNANSNETVKAPFPAVIAIEIVNDTDTNTKGKRTIDANLGYGYRTNHGYTYTYFGKPQDKGKFMIYPYSQEDIPPAQGASYNHGSSGTYTTASTQVEIQPSRAYELVDVKEEQNSYHYNKPTPSPNTNYQNIKGLVSPPPPYSSSESHQETPQTHQNPTLYTTYNGQDFSALSGQFPRVMSNYLVDSSQLLKNPQYQSAGLNQDYVKTHSSQLGQRVVPVLVLRVPSSYLKQPTAELYSNLPNNYPVSHYLQNVNLQEVVNNYFKKIGYSFAPQVMTYQNSLLSDPGSTPAVASHEPNNYANPHVNPAYTQADYSGVQYSAVQPVMAKYPTTYTSKEQYYVPMTQSLYQQPQQQYEYMYQYVPQQEQSQLYYVPQYQSQSAEVSHEAQGGHAAVEQSSRGHAEYGVPQQSTVYQTSEPTVEYGAPEAQGSPQHGTQEVSYESSQLAAQEYAAQKEQAVEYTPQQTVSAEYGPTKLNLPTYTSSEGRANYGSHQISPKETLAIYSQQLSQAAANYGQEASGSPNYYYQKQAGDESDSNTLVISENYPSKDHTLATVLPLSYKRDKKPNTATVQTVSYVTPMPYSHKYQSPYKIMVPQTVLRNPSAEKVSYVNSHSIPNSQIANQEYNPEAEYTAPAQYVPPVSKQKPPAYPRNYHSHPKRNAKPEKSENHSTQTKKRGEKNDHKKSS, via the exons ATGCGGTGGATTGCACtg ATTGTATTTTGCGCTGCGCTCTTGGCGACATGGGCGGAGCCAGATCCGAAAAAATACAAGTCTGAAGTGAAAGACAAAGACAAGGCCACAAATGCAAGCCTCACAGATGAGGAGAGAAAATTCCTACGAGAAGTTGAAGCCAAGTTTGGAGTTAAAAATGATGTACCAGACATTACAAAAGTTGACCATAAAACTAATGTCAACGCCAACTCCAACGAAACAGTCAAGGCGCCATTTCCAGCGGTAATTGCTATAGAAATCGTAAATGATACTGATACCAACACCAAAGGGAAAAGGACTATTGACGCTAATCTCGGCTATGGATACAGAACGAACCATGGGTATACTTACACCTATTTTGGAAAGCCGCAGGACAAAGGAAAATTCATGATTTACCCGTACTCGCAAGAAGACATCCCGCCGGCGCAAGGAGCTTCATACAATCACGGGTCATCTGGGACTTATACTACTGCATCCACTCAAGTAGAGATCCAACCATCTCGGGCTTATGAGCTGGTCGACGTGAAGGAAGAACAAAATTCCTATCACTATAACAAGCCTACACCATCCCCGAACACAAACTACCAGAACATCAAAGGACTTGTCTCTCCACCACCTCCTTACAGTTCCAGTGAATCTCATCAGGAGACGCCACAAACTCACCAAAACCCAACTCTGTACACCACTTACAATGGGCAAGACTTCTCCGCTTTAAGTGGACAATTTCCAAGGGTGATGTCTAACTACTTGGTAGATTCTTCGCAACTACTAAAGAATCCACAATACCAGAGTGCTGGCCTCAATCAAGACTACGTGAAAACTCATAGCTCTCAACTGGGTCAAAGAGTTGTTCCAGTCTTGGTGTTGAGAGTTCCTAGTTCTTATTTGAAACAACCAACCGCTGAACTGTATTCTAACTTACCTAACAATTACCCTGTTTCTCATTACCTTCAAAATGTTAATTTGCAAGAAGTCGTTAATAACTACTTCAAGAAAATCGGCTATTCCTTCGCCCCTCAAGTAATGACGTATCAAAACTCATTGCTATCAGACCCAGGATCGACTCCTGCCGTTGCAAGCCACGAACCTAATAACTATGCCAATCCTCATGTGAATCCTGCATATACACAAGCAGATTATTCAGGCGTTCAATATTCAGCTGTGCAGCCCGTAATGGCCAAGTATCCTACCACGTACACTAGTAAGGAGCAGTACTATGTACCTATGACTCAATCTCTTTACCAGCAACCACAGCAGCAATACGAATACATGTACCAGTATGTGCCTCAGCAGGAACAATCTCAATTGTACTATGTGCCGCAATACCAATCGCAATCAGCTGAAGTATCTCATGAAGCTCAGGGTGGGCATGCAGCTGTGGAACAGAGCAGCAGAGGGCATGCTGAATATGGGGTTCCTCAACAATCAACTGTCTACCAAACATCTGAGCCCACCGTGGAGTATGGAGCACCTGAAGCTCAAGGATCACCGCAGCATGGCACACAAGAAGTATCTTATGAATCCTCTCAGTTAGCAGCACAAGAATACGCTGCTCAGAAGGAACAGGCTGTAGAATACACCCCTCAACAAACGGTATCTGCCGAGTACGGTCCTACTAAACTAAACTTGCCAACTTACACCTCTTCGGAGGGTAGAGCTAATTACGGATCACACCAGATCTCGCCGAAAGAGACTCTTGCTATCTACTCTCAGCAACTAAGTCAAGCGGCGGCCAATTACGGTCAAGAGGCATCAGGAAGTCCGAATTACTACTATCAAAAACAAGCAGGCGATGAGTCCGATTCAAATACATTGGTGATTTCGGAGAACTACCCGAGTAAAGATCACACGCTCGCAACGGTCCTGCCGCTGAGCTACAAACGTGACAAGAAACCCAATACTGCGACGGTCCAGACCGTTAGCTACGTCACGCCGATGCCATACTCGCACAAATACCAGTCGCCCTACAAAATAATGGTGCCGCAGACGGTTCTTAGAAATCCGTCTGCGGAGAAGGTGTCCTATGTAAATTCGCATTCGATACCGAACAGTCAGATTGCGAATCAAGAGTATAACCCGGAGGCCGAGTACACCGCCCCGGCGCAGTACGTGCCACCTGTCAGCAAGCAGAAACCTCCAGCGTACCCTCGCAATTACCACTCCCATCCGAAACGTAACGCAAAACCAGAGAAGTCTGAAAACCATTCCACTCAAACGAAGAAACGCGGGGAGAAGAACGACCATAAGAAATCATCGTAG
- the LOC135078197 gene encoding uncharacterized protein LOC135078197 has protein sequence MKAVLQTIRILVIIQVIQHVRCQDGFSNQDLLRLQQIASNEGQVETITSYSTNIIQRDPNTQSISSVSVRYQMADPDKNDEYNRADRARPRKIYRIKNPFQRPEDEETRQPEQETQDSGTGASNQYASVQYSLPPEEFLQQMRERENQYYQQQQQQLSTQASNLGYTATPQPQYQYSTAAPSSYENNNQQQNQIPQLEPKMSHVPTFITNSNPYQYGSSNTFGLDTIQSTPSPIPSYLSTALPSNQFVGTPSSSYVSSSSPIYLSSPPNLQQYVSSPLSNIQTGTSDYGNNRITSTLGSNSLNYDNEITKKMQIDHYDNSANGVRYPINVQQYQNEYPSSTPAPSSSPYSESVQESWQNSLQKSLQDMATQYQNSQYNNNQDNNADNLNAETHRISNIPPANNVFLNLVQPDFMMNNLKSRNREPESDNGQYTYYSHGDYGWKMPSKKPPSNQEVYTPANYRYQSFGSQSTESPAVSQMSFQMDIGRSHGYDQISKSSPETLDPSDFAKAAAKAHEKQMQQQQQHQHQQQQQQQQQQQQQYYNSFPPNYNTNNYFGNISPGSSSSTSYGNNDKQRNRYLDNTNSNSYAYSTQSVVSGSPYFYPNSKDNVESKPKQPFDHDKALKNIVPIDVSNVVPNSDSQGKVVAGIDNNNKFGLSSYGKEQPDLKQYYRSITDSYYKDKNSIYGFNIKAKPDEYNIGVENAKQAENIQQYFGKQQSQDSLYNQAMNDNKRYIEGTPQPVSYVSPSSNIYQDSIQSPANVQQQGLQRPQNHVSDIASILKLNDIPYRLTQGLSSDSLRLNNYDQVSLPTPLPMRLNQNVGSHQIDVANGLLNKLLNKQQNLNLNRPEIDTQTGGLVSTINGFKVANPFNVDLKLVAEMLKGKPSVDESHILSLRDPINKPLPLKIDMSQLQQLLLKNENNGGFGVITDGLSAVSSPYLEIYNSGRFPYQGVKYSRSQEEEESIVPIADASNTHPIGAVIEEADIANVREASTGTDITAQDEDAILPSFVEDRPKNSFPSRDRLRHPNALIPGRHSFQRKHPKSDVDEPYPLLKPPPPHSPRNRGARSKYEKHGRRRRVSKPRIVRVLKTEPLFEAGSDVENDEPALQTVLQPPSQIAEAKSDIDVDKLEST, from the exons ATGAAGGCCGTACTACAAACG ATACGGATACTAGTCATAATACAAGTAATTCAACACGTCCGCTGTCAAGATGGGTTCAGCAACCAGGATCTCCTGCGCCTGCAGCAGATCGCCTCCAACGAAGGGCAGGTGGAAACCATCACCAGCTATAGCACCAACATCATCCAGAGGGACCCCAACACGCAGTCCATCAGCTCTGTGAGCGTCAGGTATCAAATGGCAGACCCAGACAAAAACGATGAGTACAATAGAGCAGATCGTGCTAGACCAAGAAAAATCTACCGCATCAAAAACCCCTTCCAACGCCCAGAGGATGAGGAAACCAGACAGCCAGAACAAGAAACTCAAGATAGCGGCACGGGGGCTAGTAACCAGTACGCGTCAGTACAGTACTCCTTACCACCCGAAGAGTTCCTACAACAGATGAGGGAGAGAGAAAACCAGTACTACCAACAGCAACAGCAACAGCTATCGACCCAAGCTTCCAACTTGGGTTACACAGCAACACCACAGCCGCAGTACCAGTACTCTACAGCAGCTCCTTCCAGTTATGAAAACAATAACCAGCAACAAAACCAGATCCCACAGTTAGAACCGAAAATGTCACATGTCCCAACATTTATCACCAACTCGAATCCGTACCAATATGGTTCATCAAATACGTTCGGTTTAGACACCATTCAAAGCACTCCATCTCCTATTCCTTCATACTTATCAACTGCTCTACCAAGTAATCAATTTGTAGGTACACCATCAAGCAGTTATGTTTCAAGTTCATctcctatttatttatcaagtcCTCCTAACTTACAACAGTACGTGTCATCACCCTTATCTAATATTCAAACTGGAACGTCCGATTATGGAAATAATAGGATTACTTCGACACTTGGAAGTAATTCGCTAAATTACGATAACGAAATAACTAAAAAGATGCAAATTGACCACTATGACAACTCCGCTAATGGAGTAAGATATCCCATAAACGTACAGCAATATCAAAATGAGTATCCTAGTTCCACGCCAGCTCCTTCTTCGTCTCCTTACTCTGAATCAGTTCAAGAATCCTGGCAAAATTCATTGCAAAAGTCTTTACAAGATATGGCTACTCAGTATCAAAATAGTCAATACAACAATAACCAAGATAATAATGCTGATAATTTGAACGCTGAAACTCATCGTATTTCAAATATTCCTCCagcaaataatgtatttttaaatcttgttcAACCTGATTTCATGATGAACAATTTAAAGTCGCGCAATAGAGAACCAGAGTCAGATAATGGACAGTACACTTATTACTCTCATGGCGACTATGGTTGGAAAATGCCATCGAAAAAGCCACCCAGTAACCAAGAGGTATACACACCTGCGAATTATCGATACCAATCATTTGGTTCACAATCTACTGAATCACCAGCGGTTAGTCAGATGAGTTTTCAAATGGATATAGGAAGGTCACACGGCTATGATCAAATATCTAAGTCTAGCCCTGAAACTTTAGATCCATCTGATTTTGCGAAAGCTGCAGCTAAAGCTCATGAAAAGCAAatgcagcagcagcagcaacaTCAGCATCAACAGCAACAGCAACAACAACAGCAGCAGCaacaacaatattataataGCTTTCCACCTAACTACAACACTAATAATTACTTTGGAAATATATCCCcaggtagtagtagtagtactaGTTATGGAAATAATGATAAACAAAGAAACAGGTATCTCGATAATACAAACTCTAACTCTTATGCATATAGCACACAATCAGTTGTGTCGGGGTCGCCGTATTTTTATCCTAATTCAAAGGATAATGTAGAAAGCAAACCTAAACAGCCATTTGATCATGATAAAGCATTGAAAAATATTGTTCCCATTGACGTTTCAAATGTAGTCCCTAATTCTGATTCTCAAGGTAAAGTTGTAGCTGGAAtagataacaataataaattcgGATTATCCAGCTATGGAAAAGAACAACCTGACTTGAAACAGTATTATCGATCTATAACTGATTCTTACTACAAAGATAAAAATTCCATTTACGGATTCAATATCAAAGCAAAGCCAGATGAATACAACATTGGTGTAGAAAACGCTAAACAGGCTGAAAATATACAGCAATATTTTGGAAAGCAACAATCACAGGATTCACTGTACAATCAAGCTATGAACGACAATAAACGCTACATAGAAGGTACCCCACAACCAGTTAGTTATGTATCGCCAAGTAGTAACATTTATCAGGACAGCATTCAATCCCCAGCAAACGTCCAACAACAAGGATTACAACGCCCTCAAAACCATGTTTCTGATATTGcaagtattttaaaacttaATGATATTCCTTACCGTTTAACGCAAGGGCTATCCAGTGATTCATTAAGGCTGAATAATTATGACCAAGTAAGTTTACCAACACCTTTACCGATGAGACTTAATCAAAATGTAGGCAGTCATCAAATCGACGTTGCTAATGGTCTTCTGAATAAATTACTAAACAAACAGCAAAATCTTAATTTAAACAGACCAGAAATAGACACACAAACAGGTGGGTTAGTGTCAACGATCAATGGTTTTAAGGTAGCCAATCCATTCAATGTGGATTTAAAATTAGTTGCAGAAATGCTAAAAGGTAAACCATCAGTTGACGAATCTCATATTTTATCTTTACGAGACCCAATTAATAAACCACTGCCGTTAAAGATTGACATGTCACAGTTGCAGCAATTACttctaaaaaatgaaaataatggtGGATTTGGGGTTATAACTGATGGCCTTAGTGCTGTGTCCAGTCCTTATTTGGAAATTTATAATTCCGGGCGCTTCCCGTATCAAGGAGTTAAGTATTCTAGAAGTCAAGAAGAAGAGGAAAGTATTGTACCAATTGCTGATGCATCAAATACTCATCCCATAGGAGCGGTAATTGAAGAAGCGGATATAGCAAACGTTCGAGAGGCAAGCACGGGTACTGATATAACTGCACAGGATGAAGATGCCATATTACCATCATTTGTTGAAGACAGACCAAAAAATTCGTTTCCTTCTCGCGACAGGCTGAGGCATCCAAACGCACTAATACCAGGCCGTCATTCGTTTCAAAGAAAACATCCAAAATCTGATGTTGATGAGCCTTATCCCCTTTTGAAACCACCTCCACCACATTCACCAAGGAATAGAGGTGCTAGAAGTAAATATGAAAAACATGGGCGAAGGCGACGCGTGTCGAAGCCTAGAATTGTTAGAGTTTTAAAAACAGAGCCATTGTTTGAAGCTGGAAGTGATGTTGAAAATGATGAACCTGCTTTGCAAACCGTGTTGCAACCACCATCACAAATCGCAGAAGCCAAATCTGATATAGATGTGGACAAATTAGAAAGTACGTAA